The following coding sequences lie in one Rutidosis leptorrhynchoides isolate AG116_Rl617_1_P2 chromosome 6, CSIRO_AGI_Rlap_v1, whole genome shotgun sequence genomic window:
- the LOC139853339 gene encoding uncharacterized protein isoform X2, producing the protein MEDYRKHVFCSTSLNSPIALFGLPYKVEWHIRKGKERSQPVNQCYNVKLVTHLHAPGCPLVQIWMRLVSYSIPISGEFSSTCHSVIPTMVFCATYLNSTFSLFNCCIKM; encoded by the exons ATGGAAG ACTATCGTAAACATGTTTTTTGTTCAACGTCTCTGAATTCACCCATTGCATTGTTTGGATTGCCGTATAAAG TTGAATGGCATATAAGAAAAGGCAAAGAAAGATCGCAACCAGTCAATCAATGTTATAATGTAAAACTGGTGACCCATCTTCATGCTCCGGGTTGTCCATTGGTGCAAATATGGATGCGGCTGGTGAGTTACAGCATACCTATTTCGGGTGAATTTAGTAGCACTTGTCATTCTGTTATTCCGACTATG GTATTCTGTGCAACATATCTGAATTCGACCTTCTCATTGTTCAATTGCTGTATAAAG ATGTAG
- the LOC139853339 gene encoding uncharacterized protein isoform X3, with translation MEDYRKHVFCSTSLNSPIALFGLPYKVEWHIRKGKERSQPVNQCYNVKLVTHLHAPGCPLVQIWMRLVSYSIPISGEFSSTCHSVIPTMM, from the exons ATGGAAG ACTATCGTAAACATGTTTTTTGTTCAACGTCTCTGAATTCACCCATTGCATTGTTTGGATTGCCGTATAAAG TTGAATGGCATATAAGAAAAGGCAAAGAAAGATCGCAACCAGTCAATCAATGTTATAATGTAAAACTGGTGACCCATCTTCATGCTCCGGGTTGTCCATTGGTGCAAATATGGATGCGGCTGGTGAGTTACAGCATACCTATTTCGGGTGAATTTAGTAGCACTTGTCATTCTGTTATTCCGACTATG ATGTAG
- the LOC139853339 gene encoding uncharacterized protein isoform X1: MEDYRKHVFCSTSLNSPIALFGLPYKVEWHIRKGKERSQPVNQCYNVKLVTHLHAPGCPLVQIWMRLVSYSIPISGEFSSTCHSVIPTMVFCATYLNSTFSLFNCCIKATLFFFFSFLYIVSF, translated from the exons ATGGAAG ACTATCGTAAACATGTTTTTTGTTCAACGTCTCTGAATTCACCCATTGCATTGTTTGGATTGCCGTATAAAG TTGAATGGCATATAAGAAAAGGCAAAGAAAGATCGCAACCAGTCAATCAATGTTATAATGTAAAACTGGTGACCCATCTTCATGCTCCGGGTTGTCCATTGGTGCAAATATGGATGCGGCTGGTGAGTTACAGCATACCTATTTCGGGTGAATTTAGTAGCACTTGTCATTCTGTTATTCCGACTATG GTATTCTGTGCAACATATCTGAATTCGACCTTCTCATTGTTCAATTGCTGTATAAAGGCAACACttttcttctttttttcttttctctatATTGTTTCTTTCTGA